One window from the genome of Cyclobacterium amurskyense encodes:
- a CDS encoding Pr6Pr family membrane protein, whose product MKNKFEILGLIITGFALLTQFYLIIENRQASITETITRFFSFFTVLTNTLVALFFITIIFKLKQGPFKILSNQTALTAITTFILIVSLVYQFALRGIWQPTGMQYLIDELLHSIVPLYVLIYWLFTLDKSALELKPVFTWLLYPMFYLSFVFTRGYFSGFYPYPFLNIPEIGLINTLQNILVIIGVTAILFSIMLFIGKIIISKRTVSIHQEEN is encoded by the coding sequence ATGAAAAATAAATTCGAAATATTAGGCTTGATTATTACAGGTTTTGCGCTATTGACTCAATTTTATCTAATTATAGAAAATAGACAAGCATCAATTACTGAAACCATAACCAGGTTCTTTAGTTTTTTTACTGTCCTTACAAATACATTGGTTGCCCTATTTTTTATCACCATAATTTTTAAGCTTAAGCAAGGTCCCTTTAAAATTCTTTCCAATCAAACAGCTTTGACAGCAATCACCACATTCATACTTATAGTAAGCTTAGTGTATCAATTTGCATTAAGAGGAATCTGGCAGCCTACCGGCATGCAGTACCTTATTGATGAGCTACTTCATAGTATAGTGCCCTTGTATGTACTTATTTACTGGCTATTCACTTTGGATAAAAGCGCTTTAGAGTTAAAGCCTGTCTTCACCTGGCTATTGTATCCTATGTTTTATTTATCGTTTGTTTTTACAAGAGGTTATTTTTCGGGATTTTATCCTTATCCCTTTTTAAATATTCCAGAAATTGGACTTATAAACACCTTGCAAAACATCCTTGTAATAATCGGTGTTACTGCTATACTATTCAGTATTATGTTATTTATTGGCAAAATAATAATCAGTAAACGAACTGTTAGTATACATCAAGAAGAAAATTAG